A section of the Kribbella sp. HUAS MG21 genome encodes:
- a CDS encoding SDR family NAD(P)-dependent oxidoreductase — protein sequence MPPPAATVAVRPTRFCAIGGTGIAITCDHRDDEQTRQAVRRVLADTGRLDVLVNNVWGGYEYFWDGTPFWEETGFWTQPLERWDAAFQAGVRAHYVTTVAAVPAMVAAGSGLIVTVSSEGAEKTDTGVAYGAAKAATDHMIACMAHELRDHGVTAVSLYPGLVRTESVLRAAEYFDLTGSESPLFVGRAVAALAADTDVARHTGRVVRTSALAQEYGFTDPR from the coding sequence TTGCCACCTCCGGCGGCGACCGTAGCCGTCCGCCCGACCCGTTTCTGTGCCATCGGCGGGACCGGGATCGCGATCACCTGTGACCACCGTGACGACGAGCAGACCAGGCAGGCCGTCCGGCGAGTGCTGGCCGACACCGGGCGTCTCGACGTACTGGTGAACAACGTGTGGGGCGGCTACGAGTACTTCTGGGACGGTACGCCGTTCTGGGAAGAGACCGGCTTCTGGACCCAGCCGCTCGAACGCTGGGACGCGGCGTTCCAGGCCGGCGTACGGGCGCACTACGTGACGACTGTCGCGGCGGTACCGGCGATGGTCGCCGCGGGTTCGGGTCTGATCGTAACCGTGTCGTCGGAGGGCGCCGAGAAGACCGACACGGGGGTCGCGTACGGCGCGGCGAAGGCGGCGACCGACCACATGATCGCGTGCATGGCGCACGAACTCCGCGACCACGGCGTGACCGCAGTGTCGCTCTACCCCGGCCTGGTCCGCACCGAGTCGGTGCTGCGCGCCGCGGAGTACTTCGACCTCACCGGCTCCGAATCCCCGCTGTTCGTCGGCCGGGCGGTCGCGGCCCTGGCCGCCGACACCGACGTCGCCCGCCACACCGGCAGGGTCGTCCGCACCTCCGCCCTCGCCCAGGAGTACGGCTTCACCGACCCACGCTGA
- a CDS encoding sugar ABC transporter substrate-binding protein, producing MPSYNRRSFLQLGLGVTVLGAVGAGCSPATPASRKQDSRTFTIYWNAGHGYQAYKEVIDQFGKDHDLQMNWQKFQWPDLTTKLTADFRSGNVPDLVEEVSAGTGTQYGLAGNVLALDEFAAADKEFGFPGDFLDQAVVARQYEGKTYSIPLHLTANGLLFYNKELLSAAGFEKPPATWDEFLEVARATTKDKVSGCALNSDPSYAAPYYNQQKVDFSDVGAKQFMTPADGALKAMQWMQDLIYTHKVSPAPVATTDYSGPQKLFSAKRAAMFVSGPWDIGPIRQGSPDIDLGLAVPLTGAVQSAAMAGAGLMIPAKAKDPKLSWELITKLAAVKVELAATKEAGMSMPRKSWASDPAVAADPNLATIAKALAVVAENDVALSASGKAAQINELWKKSYQQMIIQHAPVGPALDDFRKQAGAAL from the coding sequence ATGCCCTCGTACAACCGCCGCTCGTTCCTCCAGCTCGGCCTCGGCGTCACCGTGCTCGGCGCGGTCGGTGCGGGCTGTTCGCCGGCCACGCCGGCGTCCAGGAAACAGGACAGCCGGACGTTCACGATCTACTGGAACGCCGGCCACGGGTACCAGGCCTACAAGGAGGTGATCGACCAGTTCGGCAAGGACCACGACCTGCAGATGAACTGGCAGAAGTTCCAGTGGCCGGACCTGACCACGAAACTCACCGCGGACTTCCGTTCCGGAAACGTTCCGGACCTGGTCGAGGAAGTTTCCGCCGGCACCGGAACGCAGTACGGACTGGCCGGAAACGTGCTGGCGCTGGACGAGTTCGCGGCCGCGGACAAGGAATTCGGTTTCCCCGGTGATTTCCTGGACCAGGCGGTGGTCGCCCGCCAGTACGAGGGCAAGACCTACTCGATCCCGCTGCACCTGACCGCGAACGGGCTGCTGTTCTACAACAAGGAACTGCTGTCCGCGGCGGGCTTCGAGAAGCCGCCGGCGACCTGGGACGAGTTCCTCGAGGTGGCCAGGGCGACCACGAAGGACAAGGTGAGCGGCTGTGCGCTGAACTCGGACCCGAGCTACGCGGCGCCGTACTACAACCAGCAGAAGGTGGACTTCAGCGACGTCGGCGCGAAGCAGTTCATGACGCCCGCCGACGGCGCGCTCAAGGCCATGCAGTGGATGCAGGACCTGATCTACACCCACAAGGTGTCCCCCGCGCCGGTCGCGACCACCGACTACTCCGGCCCGCAGAAACTCTTCTCCGCCAAGCGTGCCGCGATGTTCGTCTCCGGCCCGTGGGACATCGGCCCGATCCGCCAGGGCAGCCCGGACATCGACCTCGGTCTCGCCGTACCGCTGACCGGCGCCGTGCAGTCGGCCGCGATGGCCGGCGCCGGCCTGATGATCCCGGCGAAGGCGAAGGACCCGAAGCTGTCCTGGGAGCTGATCACCAAGCTCGCCGCCGTCAAGGTCGAACTCGCCGCCACCAAGGAAGCCGGCATGTCGATGCCGCGCAAGAGCTGGGCCTCCGACCCCGCTGTCGCCGCGGACCCGAACCTCGCGACGATCGCGAAAGCGCTTGCGGTGGTCGCGGAAAACGATGTCGCGCTGTCCGCGAGCGGCAAGGCCGCGCAGATCAACGAGCTGTGGAAGAAGTCCTACCAGCAGATGATCATCCAGCACGCGCCGGTCGGTCCCGCGCTGGACGACTTCCGCAAGCAGGCCGGGGCCGCGCTGTGA
- a CDS encoding LacI family DNA-binding transcriptional regulator produces the protein MSREGRTTLRDVAAAAGVSVATCSYVLSGRADRTTPLPEPTRLRVEEAARRLGYKGNTAARSLRRQRSELVAIVYAPPVGPWLDHLTAQSEDIAATRGYSVIGVPVRRLDRAAQSLRVITRGHVDGAIFVGGLSDDLDLTAARRSTRALMAFSDTLDMPGVDVVRNNARTALAEATSYLIDAGRERIAFLSHTGAHEDRYLGYVDALRQAGREVDPALVRIGAAAREDAVHVVRELLDAPNPPDAIVSESDRGGFAALQAAVDRGVKVPDDLAVIGTGNTREASYSQPPLTSVGMHQLDFTEMVEALFARIDDPTLPARELSMPWVLNHRASA, from the coding sequence ATGAGCAGGGAAGGGCGTACGACGCTTCGGGACGTGGCTGCGGCCGCGGGGGTTTCCGTGGCGACGTGTTCGTACGTGCTGAGCGGGCGCGCGGACCGGACGACCCCGTTGCCGGAGCCGACGCGGTTGCGGGTTGAGGAGGCGGCGCGGCGGCTGGGCTACAAGGGGAACACCGCGGCGCGCAGCCTGCGGCGGCAGCGGTCGGAGCTGGTCGCGATCGTGTACGCCCCGCCGGTCGGACCGTGGCTGGATCACCTGACCGCGCAGTCCGAGGACATCGCCGCCACCCGCGGCTACTCGGTGATCGGCGTGCCGGTACGCCGCCTCGATCGGGCGGCCCAGTCCTTGCGCGTGATCACTCGCGGCCATGTCGACGGCGCGATCTTCGTCGGCGGACTGAGCGACGACCTCGACCTCACCGCCGCCCGCCGGTCCACCCGCGCGCTGATGGCGTTCAGCGACACGCTCGACATGCCAGGCGTCGACGTCGTCCGGAACAACGCCCGCACCGCGCTCGCCGAGGCGACCAGCTACCTCATCGACGCCGGACGCGAACGCATCGCGTTCCTCTCCCACACCGGCGCCCACGAGGACCGCTACCTCGGGTACGTCGACGCGCTGCGGCAGGCGGGTCGCGAGGTCGATCCTGCCCTCGTCCGGATCGGGGCCGCCGCGCGGGAGGACGCCGTCCATGTCGTCCGCGAACTGCTCGACGCACCGAACCCGCCGGACGCGATCGTGTCGGAGTCCGACCGCGGTGGTTTCGCCGCGCTGCAGGCCGCGGTCGACCGCGGCGTCAAGGTGCCGGACGACCTGGCCGTGATCGGTACCGGCAACACCCGGGAGGCGTCGTACTCCCAGCCGCCGCTGACCAGTGTCGGCATGCACCAGCTCGACTTCACCGAGATGGTCGAGGCGCTGTTCGCGCGCATCGACGATCCCACGCTGCCGGCCCGGGAGCTGTCCATGCCCTGGGTGCTGAACCACCGCGCCTCCGCGTAG